In the genome of Tissierella sp., the window AATGTTAAGAATTAGGATTATGAATTGATACAGTCTTTTTATTTTCAATTATCAAACAAATACTAAATAAAATCTCTATTATAATCATCATAATTGCAAGCATATAGGGTTCAAAACTTATGCCTATAATCAACGATAAAATTGGAACTAAAATAGCAAACACTATATAAGATTTAGATTTATATAGCCAACCGTATGGTAGCAAATGTGCTCCAAAAATCATTGCTATTACCATTATCATTTTTTCAGGTAGTGTTGGATATATCCACATGGCAATCAATAAATATAGAATTTGATTTATAGAAAAAAGAACCCCCAGGTTGGTTAAAGG includes:
- a CDS encoding DUF7010 family protein, with translation MNLEELRLDCSIKQKKGLHFILASIIIWGIVLIIHLSSLPILTKNLLTFCATAPLMPLAFLISKIIKVDFQNKQNPLTNLGVLFSINQILYLLIAMWIYPTLPEKMIMVIAMIFGAHLLPYGWLYKSKSYIVFAILVPILSLIIGISFEPYMLAIMMIIIEILFSICLIIENKKTVSIHNPNS